The proteins below come from a single Acaryochloris sp. CCMEE 5410 genomic window:
- the map gene encoding type I methionyl aminopeptidase has product MNILSNLLAQPAQPSVPKQRGRGIEIKSKREIEIMRQASRIVATVLKEISELVEPGMTTADLDAHAEKRIREMGATPSFKGYHGFPASICASINHEVVHGIPNPKKVIQSGDVLKVDTGAYFEGFHGDSCITIAVEEVTPDAAKLIKIAEESLFKGIEQVKEGNYLMDIAGAIQDHVEGNGFVVVEDFTGHGVGRNLHEEPSVFNYRTRQMRNVKLRSGMTLAIEPILNAGSKVTKILKDRWTAVTVDNALSAQFEHTILVTKTGYEILTDRNLV; this is encoded by the coding sequence ATGAACATTCTCTCTAATCTATTGGCACAGCCTGCCCAGCCCTCTGTACCGAAGCAACGAGGTCGAGGGATTGAAATCAAGTCCAAGCGTGAGATTGAAATCATGCGACAGGCGTCCCGCATTGTCGCCACGGTTCTGAAGGAGATTTCTGAACTAGTCGAGCCGGGCATGACGACTGCCGATTTGGATGCCCATGCTGAAAAGCGAATTCGGGAGATGGGCGCCACCCCTAGTTTTAAGGGATATCACGGTTTCCCGGCATCTATTTGCGCCAGCATTAACCATGAAGTGGTGCATGGGATTCCCAATCCCAAAAAAGTGATTCAGTCAGGGGATGTCTTAAAAGTTGATACAGGCGCGTATTTTGAAGGCTTTCATGGCGATTCCTGTATTACCATTGCGGTTGAAGAAGTCACTCCCGATGCGGCCAAACTCATCAAAATAGCTGAAGAATCCCTCTTTAAGGGTATTGAGCAGGTGAAAGAAGGCAATTACCTCATGGATATTGCCGGAGCTATCCAAGACCATGTGGAAGGAAATGGTTTTGTAGTGGTAGAAGACTTCACGGGGCATGGGGTCGGTCGTAATCTCCACGAAGAACCCTCGGTGTTTAACTATCGCACCCGCCAGATGCGCAATGTCAAACTTCGCTCTGGGATGACGTTAGCCATTGAGCCGATTCTCAATGCGGGTTCCAAGGTGACCAAGATTCTCAAAGATCGCTGGACGGCAGTGACGGTTGATAATGCGCTGTCAGCTCAGTTTGAGCACACCATTCTGGTTACTAAAACTGGATATGAAATCCTGACAGATCGCAATCTGGTGTAG
- a CDS encoding NAD(P)/FAD-dependent oxidoreductase: MVKDDNLDVIIIGSGIGGLSCGALLAQYGLKVLVCESHTLPGGAAHGFQRQGYTFDSGPSLFSGLSFSPSPNPLRQVLDAIGEDLEWATYDTWGCCLPEGNFFTSVGADQFCEVVRELRGESAVAEWRTLQQRMEPLKEAAIALPAAAVRFDLGVLQTVGRFIPKLLKKFPRLAQLNGPFNQVIQGQVTDEFLLNWLDLMSFLLAGLPADGIIAAEMAFMFGEWYRPDVVLDYPMGGSGAIAEALLRGLTKKGGQIRFSSHVEEILIENHRAAGVRLRTGEELRCRQAVISNASFWDTAALLPASHSRHRQKQTLPDCPSFMHLHLGIDGQNLPSDLACHYIVVNDWQQGVTAPQNVVLVSIPSLLDPSLAPENKHVIHAYTPGNEPYDLWQGLDRNSSDYAQLKQQRAEVMWQALERIIPDIRSRCEVSLVGTPLTHERFLRRHRGTYGPGIRAGTGLFPGPKTKIPGLLCCGDSTFPGIGMPAVAASGFLAAHALVPAQQQLEMLQHIGCVN; encoded by the coding sequence ATGGTGAAGGACGACAATTTAGATGTAATCATTATCGGCAGTGGCATTGGTGGATTGAGCTGTGGGGCGCTGTTGGCCCAGTATGGCCTTAAGGTTTTAGTGTGTGAAAGTCATACTCTACCCGGTGGAGCTGCCCATGGATTTCAACGCCAGGGCTATACCTTTGATTCAGGTCCGTCTCTGTTCTCAGGATTATCTTTTAGTCCATCCCCGAACCCCTTACGCCAGGTGCTCGATGCCATTGGTGAGGATTTGGAATGGGCCACCTACGATACTTGGGGATGCTGTTTACCGGAGGGGAATTTCTTCACTTCTGTCGGGGCCGATCAGTTTTGTGAAGTCGTGCGGGAGCTGCGAGGAGAATCAGCCGTTGCTGAATGGCGGACCTTACAGCAGCGAATGGAGCCGTTGAAAGAAGCTGCTATCGCACTTCCTGCTGCAGCAGTTCGATTTGACTTAGGTGTATTGCAAACCGTCGGTCGGTTTATCCCCAAACTCCTGAAGAAATTTCCGCGATTAGCCCAACTAAACGGCCCGTTTAACCAGGTGATTCAGGGACAGGTCACGGATGAATTTCTGCTCAACTGGCTGGATTTAATGAGCTTCTTACTAGCGGGGTTACCAGCGGATGGGATTATTGCGGCGGAAATGGCCTTTATGTTTGGGGAATGGTATCGCCCGGATGTGGTGTTGGATTATCCCATGGGTGGCAGCGGTGCGATCGCAGAGGCGCTGCTCCGAGGACTGACAAAAAAGGGCGGCCAGATCCGATTCAGTTCCCATGTCGAAGAGATCCTGATTGAGAACCATCGAGCCGCTGGGGTGCGATTACGAACCGGAGAGGAATTGCGATGTCGTCAGGCCGTGATTTCAAATGCCTCTTTCTGGGATACGGCTGCTTTACTGCCCGCTTCCCATAGCCGTCATCGGCAAAAACAAACCTTGCCGGACTGCCCCAGCTTTATGCATTTGCACTTGGGAATTGACGGACAAAACCTGCCCTCAGATTTGGCCTGTCACTACATTGTGGTGAATGATTGGCAACAAGGGGTGACGGCCCCCCAGAATGTAGTTTTGGTGTCTATTCCATCCCTGCTGGATCCCTCACTGGCTCCTGAGAATAAGCATGTGATTCATGCTTACACCCCCGGCAATGAACCCTATGATCTCTGGCAGGGGTTGGATCGGAACAGTTCTGACTATGCTCAGCTTAAGCAACAGCGGGCAGAGGTGATGTGGCAGGCTTTGGAGCGGATTATCCCCGATATTCGATCCCGTTGTGAGGTGTCCTTGGTGGGCACACCCTTAACCCATGAGCGATTTCTACGTCGCCATCGGGGGACCTATGGACCCGGGATTCGTGCAGGTACCGGACTGTTTCCTGGTCCCAAAACGAAAATTCCGGGTCTGCTTTGCTGTGGCGATTCCACGTTTCCAGGGATTGGCATGCCTGCAGTGGCAGCGAGTGGATTCTTAGCCGCTCATGCTTTAGTGCCTGCTCAACAACAACTGGAAATGCTTCAGCATATTGGTTGTGTAAATTAA